A segment of the bacterium genome:
ACTCCTCTCGCAGGCCGTACTCCTTCATCTTCTTCTGCAGCATGACGCGCGACAGCCCGAGGGCGCGGGCGGAGCGCGAGACGTTGCGATTGTTGGCCTGCAGCACGCGGCGGATGTAGTCGGCCTCGAACTCGGCGCGCGCCTGGCGGAGCGGCGTCATCGGCGCCGGGCCGGTCGCGGGGAGATCCGCCGGGGTGGCGGCGTGGCGGTCGACGTCGCTGCCGCGCAGCTTGGGTGGAAAGTAGGCGGTGGTGATGACGCCGTTCGAGCGCGCCAGCGCGACCGCCCGTTCGAGCACGTTCTCCAACTCGCGCACGTTGCCGGGCCAGTCGTAGCGCTGCAGGGCATCGACCGCCGCCGGGTCGACGCCGCGCAGCTCGGTGTGGTGGCGGTCGGCGTGCTTCTTCAGCAGCCGGTCGACCAGCACCGGAATGTCCTCGCGTCGCTGGCGCAGCGGCGGCAGCGTGATCGGGAACACGGCGAGCCGGTAGTAGAGATCCTGGCGGAACGCCTGGCGACCGACCTCGGCCTGCAGGTCGCGGTTGGTCGCCGAGACGACGCGCACGTCGACCTTGCGCGGCCGCGTGTCGCCGACCGGAACGATCTCGCCCTGCTGCAGGACGCGCAGCAGCTTGGCCTGCATGGCGAGCGGCATCTCGCCGACCTCGTCGAGGAAGATGGTGCCGCCGCTCGCCGCTTCGAACAGCCCGCGGTGGTCCTGGGTGGCGCCGGTGAACGAGCCGCGGCGGTGGCCGAAGAGCTCGCTCTCGAGCAACGTCTCCGACACGGCGGCGCAGTTGACGGCGAGGAACGGCGCCTCGGCGCGCGCCGAGGCGCGGTGGATGCCGCGCGCCACCAGCTCCTTGCCGGTGCCGGTCTCGCCCTCGATCAGCACCGTGATCGGCGTCGCCGCGGCGCTCTCCATCAACTGGAACACCTCCAGCATGGCGGGGCTCGAACCGACGATCTCGTGGAAGCGGTCGCGGTGCGCCATGTCGCGGCGCAGCGCGCCGACCTGGGCGCGCAGCAGGTCCTCGCTGGCCTTCACCCGGGCGAACAGGCGGGCGTTCTCGATCGCCACTGCGACGCTGCCGGCGAGCGCCTCGAGGAAGGCGAGGTCGTCGTCGGAGAACGGCAGCCCGTGCTTGTGATTGAGGACCTGAATGACGCCGATCACCCCCTGGTAGGTGCGCAGCGGCGCGCACAGCAGGGCGCGGGTGGTGAAGCCGGTGGCGTGATCGATGCCGGTGAAGAAGCGGGCGTCGGACTGGACGTCGTCGACCCGCACCGCGCTGCCGTGGCTCAGCACCCAGCCGGCGATGCCGCGGTCGGCGGGAAAGCGCAGCTCGAGCAGGCGGGCGAGGACGGTGGGGTCGTCCTCGGCGACGAACGGGAAGTAGAGCTCGTTGGTGTCGGCGTCGAGCAGCAGCACCGAGGCGCCCATCGCGTCGAACACCTCGCGGCACTTGCCGACGACGAACGGGAACAGCTCGTCGAGCTCGATGCGCGCCGCGAACGCGCACGCGAGATCGTACAGCACCCGGAACCGCGTGGTGCTTTCGCTGGGCGCACCGCCGCCTTCGAAAGCCATGTCTCCCCGCGGCAACGTCTACCCGAGGCGCTCCGCCACGGCAACGGCGGTCCCTGCGCGGGGACGCGCGTGGTGGGTTCGCGGGGCGGGGCGGAGGGCGCGCTGGCCCCCGCGCCCCCCGCGCGCGTGCTCACCCGTGCGCTTCGAGCTCCTCGTCGATGATCTCCTGGAACTTCTCGAACGGCTGCGCGCCGTCGAGCAGGCGACCGTTGATGAAGAACGCCGGCGTGCCGTTGACGCCGGCGGCCTGGCCGGCGGCGAGATCCTGCTCGATCATCTCCTTGCCACGCTCGGCGGCCACGCACTCGTCGAACTTCTTGCGGTCGAGGCCGACGTCGCTGGCGATCTGCTGCAGGTTGGCCGCCGAGAGGTCCTTGGCGGCCATCAGTTTGTCGTGCATCGCCCAGAACTTGCCCTGCTCGTTGGCGCACAGCGCCGCCTGCGCGGCGGGGCGGGCGCTCTGATGGAAGGGCAACGGGTAGTTGCGATAGGCGATGCGCACCTTGTCGCCGTAGGTCTCCTTCACCTGCTCCACCGACGCCTCGGCGCGCTTGCAGAACGGGCACTCGTAGTCGGAGAACTCGATGATCGTGACCTTGGCGTCGGCGGGACCGAGCGGCGGCAGCTCGCCGACGGCGACGTCGACCGTCGGCGGCCGCAGCGCGATCTTCGTCGGATACTTCTTCTTCAGCTCCGCGATGTACTCGGTGTAGCGGCCCTGGGCGGAGCGGCTCTTCATGTACTCGACCAGCTTCTCCTTCACCTCGTCGAAGGACTGTCCGCCGAGCTGCTCCTTGTTGTCCTCGTAGAGCTTCTTGACGTCGTCGTCGCTCGGCGCCGGCACCTTTTCGACGATCTCGGTCTGCTGGAGCTGCTCGAGGGACACGCCGCGCGCCGTGGCCTCCTGCTCGAACAGCGCCGTGGCGACCAACTCGTCGACGCCGCCGCGGAGGATCTTGTAGCGGGCGGCCTCGACCTCGCCGAGCTCCGATTTCACCGACGCCTCGACGTCGGCGCGGGTGATCGTCTTGTTGCCGGCGGTCGCGAGCACGTCGCTGCCGGCCTCGGTCGCTGGGGCTGCCGCTGCCGGCGCCGCCGCGGGGGCGGCCGCGTGCTGGACCGCCGCCGGCGCCGCCGCGCCGCCCGGAGCGGCCGATTTCTGGTCACAGCCACCGGTCGCCAACACGGCGACCGCCAGCAGCGTCAAGGTGCCAATGCGCATGGATCCTCCTGGGGGTTCGAGACGATGATCCCCCACCGTACGGGTCCCCCACCTGTCCCGTCAACTCGAACGCGGAACACTGTCGCTGCTCAGTGATTCTGTCCGCCCTCAACTGCTCAGTGATTCCGTCCCCCCGGGGTTCATCGTGGTGGTGACGGGATCATGTCGGTGGGGGAAACGGAAGGAGCCCGCAGGGCGACTGGAGTTTTCCCCACCGAGGCGGCGCTCGGCGGCCGCCGCCGCCGGCGCTTGAGCGTGCGGAGGGCGCCGGGCGAGGTGGCGGCGGCCGTGGCGATCACCGTGTCGCCGCCGTAGACGCGCCAGCTGCCGTCGAGGAGCTGGCGCACCTCGACGCGCGTCCCCGCATAGCTGCGCTTGCGCGGGCCGGGCGGGATGTCGAGGACCAGGCCGCCGATCCGCACGGTGTTGTCGTTCAGCACGGTCGCCTCGTACTGGAAGCTGCAGATCCGGCTCAGATCGGTCCCCCGTCGCACCGGCCGCCACGCCGGGGTGGCCTCGGCCGGGGGAATGGCAAACCGCTGGTTGTGCTCCGCCCGAAAGGCCTCCAGCACGGCATTGGCCTCCTCCACGGTCGTGGCCCCCACCAACCGGAGCTCGGAGACCAACCGATCCTGCAGCGTGCCCCACAGCCGCTCCACTCGGCCCTTCGCCTGCGGCGACAGCGCGTAGATCACCTCAATCTCCAAGGCCGCGAGCGCCCGGCCCACCTGCGTCGGGTCTTGGACCCCGCGTAACTCCTCTTCCAGCGTCCAGTGCGCGTCGTTGCGCTTCAGGCTCCCGTGCCGATCCATGTAGGCGCTGTACGGAAGTCCTTTCGCCTCCGCGATCGCTCGCAGCACCCGCAGGTACCCTGCCGCGCACTCCTGCTCCACGAACGACGCCCCAGGCAGCAGCTCGCCGGTCGCGTCATCGATCGCTCCCATCAGGCACAGCATCGGCCCGCGCCCCTCGAGCCACTCGTGTCGGCTGCCGTCCCAGAGGATCATCAACCCCGCCTGCGGTTTGCGGTCTCTGCGCCGGCGGTGTTTCGGGGCGCGCCGCCGGCGCGGCGGCCCGATGCCCGCCGCGCGCAGCAGCCGCTGCACGCTGGCCCGAGAGACCTTGACCCCTTCCACGTCCCCCAGCTTCTCGGTGAAGTGCTGGTCGTTGAACCCGTCGTACTTCTTGCGCCGCAGCTCCAGGATCTGCTCCCGCACCGCTTCCCCCAAGCGGTGCTTCGGCGCCCGCCCCGTGTTCCCGTGCTGCACTCCTTTCGCCCCACGCCGCCCCACCGCCCGCCGCAGCCGTCGCACCTGCCGCTTCGACAGT
Coding sequences within it:
- a CDS encoding sigma 54-interacting transcriptional regulator, with translation MAFEGGGAPSESTTRFRVLYDLACAFAARIELDELFPFVVGKCREVFDAMGASVLLLDADTNELYFPFVAEDDPTVLARLLELRFPADRGIAGWVLSHGSAVRVDDVQSDARFFTGIDHATGFTTRALLCAPLRTYQGVIGVIQVLNHKHGLPFSDDDLAFLEALAGSVAVAIENARLFARVKASEDLLRAQVGALRRDMAHRDRFHEIVGSSPAMLEVFQLMESAAATPITVLIEGETGTGKELVARGIHRASARAEAPFLAVNCAAVSETLLESELFGHRRGSFTGATQDHRGLFEAASGGTIFLDEVGEMPLAMQAKLLRVLQQGEIVPVGDTRPRKVDVRVVSATNRDLQAEVGRQAFRQDLYYRLAVFPITLPPLRQRREDIPVLVDRLLKKHADRHHTELRGVDPAAVDALQRYDWPGNVRELENVLERAVALARSNGVITTAYFPPKLRGSDVDRHAATPADLPATGPAPMTPLRQARAEFEADYIRRVLQANNRNVSRSARALGLSRVMLQKKMKEYGLREE
- a CDS encoding DsbA family protein, which translates into the protein MRIGTLTLLAVAVLATGGCDQKSAAPGGAAAPAAVQHAAAPAAAPAAAAPATEAGSDVLATAGNKTITRADVEASVKSELGEVEAARYKILRGGVDELVATALFEQEATARGVSLEQLQQTEIVEKVPAPSDDDVKKLYEDNKEQLGGQSFDEVKEKLVEYMKSRSAQGRYTEYIAELKKKYPTKIALRPPTVDVAVGELPPLGPADAKVTIIEFSDYECPFCKRAEASVEQVKETYGDKVRIAYRNYPLPFHQSARPAAQAALCANEQGKFWAMHDKLMAAKDLSAANLQQIASDVGLDRKKFDECVAAERGKEMIEQDLAAGQAAGVNGTPAFFINGRLLDGAQPFEKFQEIIDEELEAHG
- a CDS encoding ISNCY family transposase encodes the protein MSKRQWKRLDAVERIERGALTVGEAAEVLGLSKRQVRRLRRAVGRRGAKGVQHGNTGRAPKHRLGEAVREQILELRRKKYDGFNDQHFTEKLGDVEGVKVSRASVQRLLRAAGIGPPRRRRAPKHRRRRDRKPQAGLMILWDGSRHEWLEGRGPMLCLMGAIDDATGELLPGASFVEQECAAGYLRVLRAIAEAKGLPYSAYMDRHGSLKRNDAHWTLEEELRGVQDPTQVGRALAALEIEVIYALSPQAKGRVERLWGTLQDRLVSELRLVGATTVEEANAVLEAFRAEHNQRFAIPPAEATPAWRPVRRGTDLSRICSFQYEATVLNDNTVRIGGLVLDIPPGPRKRSYAGTRVEVRQLLDGSWRVYGGDTVIATAAATSPGALRTLKRRRRRPPSAASVGKTPVALRAPSVSPTDMIPSPPR